A window of Cellulomonas fimi contains these coding sequences:
- a CDS encoding DUF3618 domain-containing protein — MSTDPEQIREDIERTRAELSSDVDALTDKVSPSQVVHRQTEKVRSAVGGVKDRVMGSASDAAGSASQTAHDVKDRASGVVSSVGDTASHLPQAAKEKAQGNPLAAGLVAFGIGWLVSSLMPASRKEQELASAAKEQAAPLVEGAKGVAQDVAGNLKETAQEAATAVKDRAAEAGQTLRQDGQDAAADLRSQAGGATDEVRGAHAEGSPTPGSGV, encoded by the coding sequence ATGAGCACCGACCCGGAGCAGATCCGTGAGGACATCGAGCGCACGCGTGCGGAGCTGAGCTCCGACGTCGACGCGCTGACCGACAAGGTGAGCCCGAGCCAGGTCGTCCACCGGCAGACCGAGAAGGTCCGTTCGGCGGTCGGCGGCGTGAAGGACCGCGTCATGGGCTCCGCCTCCGACGCGGCCGGCTCGGCGAGCCAGACCGCGCACGACGTGAAGGACCGCGCGTCGGGCGTGGTCTCGTCGGTCGGCGACACCGCGAGCCACCTCCCCCAGGCCGCGAAGGAGAAGGCGCAGGGCAACCCGCTCGCCGCGGGCCTGGTCGCCTTCGGCATCGGGTGGCTCGTCTCGTCCCTGATGCCCGCGAGCCGCAAGGAGCAGGAGCTCGCCAGCGCCGCCAAGGAGCAGGCCGCCCCGCTCGTCGAGGGTGCCAAGGGCGTCGCGCAGGACGTCGCGGGCAACCTCAAGGAGACCGCGCAGGAGGCCGCGACCGCGGTCAAGGACCGTGCGGCCGAGGCCGGCCAGACGCTGCGGCAGGACGGCCAGGACGCGGCGGCGGACCTGAGGTCCCAGGCCGGCGGTGCGACCGACGAGGTGCGCGGCGCGCACGCCGAGGGGTCGCCGACGCCCGGTTCCGGCGTCTGA
- a CDS encoding potassium channel family protein: protein MDGRGPSPGGPAGRTRRVVRPAAAPPDDFGVVLALLCVVYLVFVLTAEPWTNWFVVLGYLGALFFAVRTSRPGPRLRRVVRVTLAVAAGGTVAALALLPEDTAVGVVNGVFCALLGLTLVTVLGRILTRRAVTLSMIAGAVSAYLIIGLFFANLFGVLAWLLPEPFFADGQTADQQSLQYFSFTTLTTVGYGDYTAASFAGRGVATFEALMAQIFLATLVARLVASYRRQVDTDEDRA from the coding sequence ATGGACGGGAGGGGCCCGTCGCCCGGCGGGCCCGCGGGCCGCACCCGACGCGTGGTGCGGCCCGCGGCTGCGCCCCCGGACGACTTCGGGGTCGTGCTCGCGCTGCTGTGCGTCGTCTACCTGGTCTTCGTGCTCACCGCGGAGCCGTGGACCAACTGGTTCGTCGTGCTCGGCTACCTCGGTGCGCTGTTCTTCGCGGTCCGGACGTCGCGCCCTGGTCCGCGGCTGCGACGCGTGGTCCGCGTGACGCTCGCGGTCGCGGCGGGCGGGACGGTCGCCGCGCTCGCGCTGCTGCCCGAGGACACCGCGGTCGGCGTGGTCAACGGCGTCTTCTGCGCCCTGCTCGGACTGACGCTCGTGACCGTCCTGGGCCGGATCCTCACGCGCCGCGCGGTCACGCTCAGCATGATCGCCGGCGCCGTGAGCGCCTACCTCATCATCGGCCTGTTCTTCGCCAACCTGTTCGGCGTCCTCGCGTGGCTCCTGCCCGAGCCGTTCTTCGCCGACGGGCAGACCGCGGACCAGCAGTCGCTCCAGTACTTCTCGTTCACGACGCTCACGACCGTCGGGTACGGCGACTACACGGCCGCGAGCTTCGCCGGCCGAGGCGTCGCGACCTTCGAGGCGCTCATGGCCCAGATCTTCCTCGCGACGCTGGTCGCGCGGCTCGTCGCCTCGTACCGGCGGCAGGTGGACACCGACGAGGACCGGGCCTGA
- a CDS encoding cation-translocating P-type ATPase, with amino-acid sequence MTQSTQAPAAPGTSGNDTRWWALSADEVARALGTDPRTGLSGGEVGMRQRQYGPNTLTAQAPPSVWSVLLGQLRDPMNLMLVAVAVVSLVIGQFSTAAIVGFLVLLNVVIGTRQEMQARKSVDALATMQEPMSKVRREGAVALVPAHELVPGDVVELEAGDIVPADGRLVRTATMETQEAALTGESAPIGKATDPLADEDVPLGDRANMAFQNTAVTRGTGTLLVTATGMTTQIGHIATLLSSVEKTKSPLQRELDALTKVLGAIAWSAVALIVVIGVLRGDPIGDLLFLATAVAISAIPTGLPTFVQAMLAYGAKQLAAAKAIVANLADVETLGATSAINSDKTGTLTLNEMTVTALWLGGRHYTVEGAGYAKTGRILSPAGAEVPDLTPLAYGLCLASDALVSDAGDVVGDPTEAALVVLAAKLGVDAEESRRTYPRVAEVPFDSAYKFMATAHWMPWRDQPRVLIEVVKGGPDVVLQRCTHALAAPGRFVDIAELRPAIDAEQDRLAQSGLRTLAFAVRILTPADEAGLVADPMAYVQQLVFVGMVGIMDPLRPSAKVSVEIAHRAGIDVRMITGDHAVTASAIGSDLGLPPGAISGAELARMTDDELLARLPDLHVFGRVTPEDKLRLVQLMQRQGLVVAMTGDAVNDAAAIKQADIGVAMGSGSEVTKQAARLVLTDDNFSTLVHAVELGRSIYQKITAYIRFQMSQLIGLVLLFLLATIADVNGGVALTPMMVLFLNFFVCVAPVIAIMLDPVGPEIMSRPPRDPKQGIGNRHAISRWVLYGVVLCLATAVPLVAGPDELSTDAPSASMTMAFVVMGLGSTLSGLILRREPESGLLPPVLSAVKVLTVPVLLVVLATELDFLQGWLTTQSLTSPQWFAAIGLALLLPVVAEVDKAFMRRRRATPAPLTPQEAVSPVRARTTDVA; translated from the coding sequence GTGACCCAGTCGACTCAGGCGCCGGCAGCGCCCGGTACGTCCGGCAACGACACGCGCTGGTGGGCGCTCAGCGCGGACGAGGTCGCGCGCGCGCTCGGCACCGACCCGCGCACAGGCCTGTCCGGCGGCGAGGTCGGGATGCGCCAGCGGCAGTACGGCCCGAACACGCTGACCGCGCAGGCGCCGCCATCGGTCTGGTCCGTGCTGCTGGGGCAGCTGCGCGACCCGATGAACCTCATGCTCGTCGCCGTCGCGGTCGTCAGCCTGGTGATCGGGCAGTTCTCGACCGCCGCGATCGTCGGGTTCCTCGTGCTCCTCAACGTCGTCATCGGGACGCGCCAGGAGATGCAGGCGCGCAAGAGCGTCGACGCGCTCGCGACGATGCAGGAGCCGATGTCGAAGGTGCGCCGCGAGGGCGCGGTCGCGCTCGTGCCGGCGCACGAGCTCGTGCCGGGCGACGTCGTCGAGCTCGAGGCGGGCGACATCGTGCCCGCCGACGGGCGGCTGGTCCGCACCGCGACGATGGAGACGCAGGAGGCGGCGCTCACCGGGGAGAGCGCCCCGATCGGCAAGGCGACGGACCCGCTCGCGGACGAGGACGTACCGCTCGGCGACCGCGCCAACATGGCGTTCCAGAACACCGCGGTCACGCGCGGCACGGGCACCCTGCTGGTCACCGCGACCGGCATGACGACGCAGATCGGCCACATCGCGACGCTGCTGTCGTCGGTCGAGAAGACCAAGTCGCCGCTGCAGCGCGAGCTCGACGCGCTCACCAAGGTGCTCGGCGCGATCGCGTGGTCCGCCGTCGCGCTCATCGTCGTCATCGGCGTGCTGCGCGGCGACCCGATCGGCGACCTGCTGTTCCTCGCGACCGCGGTCGCCATCTCCGCGATCCCGACCGGCCTGCCCACGTTCGTGCAGGCGATGCTCGCGTACGGTGCGAAGCAGCTCGCGGCCGCGAAGGCGATCGTCGCGAACCTCGCGGACGTCGAGACGCTCGGCGCGACGAGCGCGATCAACTCCGACAAGACGGGGACGCTCACGCTCAACGAGATGACCGTGACGGCGCTGTGGCTCGGCGGCCGGCACTACACCGTCGAAGGGGCCGGGTACGCGAAGACCGGTCGCATCCTGTCGCCCGCGGGCGCCGAGGTCCCCGACCTGACGCCGCTCGCCTACGGGCTGTGCCTCGCGAGCGACGCGCTCGTGTCCGACGCGGGGGACGTCGTCGGCGACCCCACCGAGGCCGCGCTCGTCGTGCTCGCCGCGAAGCTCGGGGTCGACGCCGAGGAGAGCCGCCGCACCTACCCGCGCGTCGCCGAGGTGCCGTTCGACTCCGCCTACAAGTTCATGGCCACCGCGCACTGGATGCCGTGGCGCGACCAGCCACGCGTGCTGATCGAGGTCGTCAAGGGCGGGCCGGACGTCGTGCTGCAGCGATGCACGCACGCGCTCGCGGCCCCCGGACGGTTCGTCGACATCGCCGAGCTGCGGCCCGCGATCGACGCCGAGCAGGACCGGCTCGCGCAGTCCGGGCTGCGCACGCTCGCGTTCGCCGTCCGCATCCTCACGCCCGCCGACGAGGCCGGCCTCGTGGCCGACCCGATGGCGTACGTGCAGCAGCTCGTGTTCGTCGGGATGGTCGGGATCATGGACCCGCTGCGGCCGTCGGCGAAGGTGTCCGTCGAGATCGCGCACCGCGCGGGCATCGACGTCCGCATGATCACCGGCGACCACGCCGTCACCGCATCCGCGATCGGCTCCGACCTGGGGCTGCCTCCCGGCGCGATCAGCGGCGCCGAGCTCGCCCGGATGACCGACGACGAGCTGCTCGCCCGGCTGCCCGACCTGCACGTCTTCGGCCGCGTCACCCCCGAGGACAAGCTCCGGCTCGTGCAGCTCATGCAGCGCCAGGGGCTCGTCGTCGCGATGACCGGAGACGCCGTCAACGACGCCGCCGCGATCAAGCAGGCCGACATCGGCGTCGCGATGGGATCCGGCAGCGAGGTCACCAAGCAGGCCGCGCGCCTCGTCCTCACCGACGACAACTTCTCCACCCTCGTGCACGCCGTCGAGCTCGGCCGCAGCATCTACCAGAAGATCACCGCGTACATCCGGTTCCAGATGAGCCAGCTCATCGGGCTGGTCCTGCTGTTCCTGCTCGCGACGATCGCCGACGTCAACGGCGGCGTCGCGCTCACGCCGATGATGGTGCTGTTCCTCAACTTCTTCGTCTGCGTCGCGCCGGTCATCGCGATCATGCTGGACCCCGTCGGGCCGGAGATCATGAGCCGCCCGCCGCGGGACCCGAAGCAGGGCATCGGCAACCGGCACGCGATCAGCCGCTGGGTGCTCTACGGCGTCGTCCTGTGCCTCGCGACGGCCGTGCCGCTCGTCGCCGGCCCGGACGAGCTGTCGACGGACGCGCCGAGCGCGTCGATGACCATGGCGTTCGTCGTCATGGGCCTCGGGTCCACCCTGTCCGGCCTGATCCTGCGGCGCGAGCCCGAGTCCGGCCTGCTGCCGCCCGTGCTGTCCGCGGTCAAGGTGCTGACCGTGCCCGTGCTGCTCGTGGTCCTCGCGACCGAGCTGGACTTCCTGCAGGGCTGGCTGACCACGCAGTCGCTCACGAGCCCCCAGTGGTTCGCCGCGATCGGTCTCGCGCTCCTGCTGCCCGTGGTCGCGGAGGTCGACAAGGCGTTCATGCGGCGCCGCCGTGCGACGCCCGCACCGCTGACGCCCCAGGAGGCGGTCAGCCCGGTGCGGGCGCGCACGACGGACGTGGCCTGA
- a CDS encoding CDGSH iron-sulfur domain-containing protein, with the protein MSAADERTPAPVRGSIVACPDGPLLVRGDVPVVDDRGEPVAKHRATVALCRCGASAIKPWCDGSHKAIGFEAP; encoded by the coding sequence GTGAGCGCCGCCGACGAGCGCACCCCGGCGCCCGTGCGCGGCTCGATCGTCGCGTGCCCCGACGGGCCCCTGCTCGTGCGCGGCGACGTGCCGGTCGTCGACGACCGCGGCGAACCCGTCGCCAAGCACCGCGCGACGGTCGCGCTGTGCCGGTGCGGGGCGTCGGCGATCAAGCCGTGGTGCGACGGGAGCCACAAGGCGATCGGCTTCGAGGCGCCCTGA
- a CDS encoding SHOCT domain-containing protein, whose product MDTFWDWFWLLVWWFVFFMYLVLLFQIIGDLFRDRSMGGWGKALWVIGLIFLPFLTALIYIIARGRGMAERQMAQLQETQAATDEYIRKTAQASPASAIAEAKKLHDQGVIDADEFAQLKAKALA is encoded by the coding sequence ATGGACACGTTCTGGGACTGGTTCTGGCTGCTCGTGTGGTGGTTCGTCTTCTTCATGTACCTGGTGCTGCTGTTCCAGATCATCGGTGACCTGTTCCGCGACCGGTCGATGGGCGGCTGGGGCAAGGCGCTGTGGGTCATCGGCCTGATCTTCCTGCCGTTCCTGACGGCGCTCATCTACATCATCGCCCGCGGCCGCGGCATGGCGGAGCGTCAGATGGCGCAGCTCCAGGAGACGCAGGCCGCGACCGACGAGTACATCCGGAAGACCGCACAGGCATCACCGGCGAGCGCGATCGCCGAGGCGAAGAAGCTGCACGACCAGGGCGTCATCGACGCCGACGAGTTCGCGCAGCTGAAGGCCAAGGCGCTCGCCTGA
- a CDS encoding MFS transporter, producing MSAAPGPAAAPLDRRLAVLLAMAMFVLVVDTSLMNVSISAVVRDLDTTVSGVQSAIALEALVSAAFILIGSKVGDLVGRKRAYVLGLLGYATGAVAMTLAQGLTAIIVFWAVVGGLGASLLLPSMQSLIHGNFSGPAQKKVYALVGASASIAAAVGPLLGGFITTYLSWRVAFALEAVVIAVVLSGIRLVKDVPYTGDRSVDVVGAVLSALAMGGIVLGVLVWQEGGEAVGALIGVGAVALVVLVRWLLRRKRAGRPVLLDPDLFRSPLFRVGVSQQMLQQIALGGLMISLPIFLQMVLEYDAMAAGLSLAPLSLSMFAVALLAGKRAGARRPADLVLAGFGLGVVGVGALIPVVPRASTGWWLVVPLLVVGSGLGLLVSQLNNYTLSPISEERVSEAAGVNSAAGSFGLSFGLAFAGALMLGALAVGFTAQSDASTVLDSAQQEQVARALDEDAQLMSTTQLTELLADEPQAVQDEIVRINDEVRPRALQVALLLPLAAGLLGFVNALRMRRLPDPAPNSAVEGAAFG from the coding sequence ATGAGCGCAGCACCGGGTCCTGCGGCCGCGCCGCTCGACCGCCGGCTCGCGGTCCTGCTCGCGATGGCGATGTTCGTCCTCGTGGTCGACACGTCCCTGATGAACGTGTCGATCTCCGCGGTCGTGCGCGACCTCGACACCACCGTGAGCGGCGTGCAGTCCGCGATCGCGCTCGAGGCGCTCGTGTCCGCGGCGTTCATCCTCATCGGGAGCAAGGTCGGCGACCTCGTCGGGCGCAAGCGCGCGTACGTGCTGGGCCTGCTCGGCTACGCGACCGGCGCGGTCGCGATGACGCTCGCGCAGGGGCTCACCGCGATCATCGTGTTCTGGGCGGTCGTCGGCGGGCTCGGTGCGTCGCTGCTGCTGCCGTCGATGCAGTCGCTCATCCACGGCAACTTCAGCGGGCCCGCGCAGAAGAAGGTGTACGCGCTCGTCGGCGCGTCCGCCTCGATCGCCGCCGCGGTCGGCCCGCTGCTCGGCGGGTTCATCACGACCTACCTGTCGTGGCGCGTCGCGTTCGCGCTCGAGGCCGTCGTCATCGCCGTCGTCCTCTCGGGCATCCGGCTCGTCAAGGACGTCCCGTACACGGGCGACCGTTCCGTCGACGTCGTCGGCGCCGTGCTGTCCGCGCTCGCGATGGGCGGCATCGTGCTCGGCGTGCTCGTCTGGCAGGAGGGCGGCGAGGCCGTCGGCGCGCTCATCGGCGTCGGCGCCGTCGCGCTCGTCGTGCTGGTCCGGTGGCTGCTGCGCCGCAAGCGCGCGGGTCGCCCCGTCCTGCTCGACCCGGACCTGTTCCGGTCACCGCTGTTCCGCGTCGGGGTGTCGCAGCAGATGCTCCAGCAGATCGCGCTCGGCGGGCTCATGATCTCGCTGCCGATCTTCCTGCAGATGGTGCTCGAGTACGACGCGATGGCTGCGGGCCTGTCGCTCGCGCCGCTGTCGCTGAGCATGTTCGCGGTCGCGCTGCTCGCCGGGAAGCGTGCGGGCGCGCGGCGCCCCGCCGACCTGGTGCTGGCGGGGTTCGGGCTCGGGGTCGTGGGGGTCGGCGCGCTGATCCCCGTCGTCCCGCGCGCCTCCACCGGCTGGTGGTTGGTCGTGCCGCTCCTCGTCGTCGGGTCGGGCCTCGGCCTGCTCGTGTCGCAGCTCAACAACTACACGCTGTCGCCGATCTCCGAGGAGCGCGTGAGCGAGGCCGCGGGCGTGAACTCCGCCGCGGGGTCGTTCGGCCTGTCGTTCGGCCTCGCGTTCGCGGGCGCGCTCATGCTGGGTGCGCTGGCGGTCGGCTTCACCGCGCAGTCCGACGCGAGCACCGTCCTCGACAGCGCGCAGCAGGAGCAGGTCGCGCGCGCGCTCGACGAGGACGCGCAGCTCATGAGCACGACGCAGCTGACCGAGCTCCTCGCCGACGAGCCGCAGGCCGTGCAGGACGAGATCGTCCGCATCAACGACGAGGTGCGTCCGCGCGCGCTGCAGGTCGCGCTGCTGCTGCCGCTCGCCGCCGGGCTGCTCGGGTTCGTCAACGCGCTGCGGATGCGTCGCCTGCCGGACCCCGCCCCGAACAGCGCCGTCGAGGGCGCCGCGTTCGGCTGA
- a CDS encoding alpha/beta fold hydrolase encodes MVDLAAGWTERTVRVDGRRVLVRCGPHVEGAVPILHVHGFAISGTSLMPTAARLAQRAWNVVPDLPGYGRSESPPATLGIPALAEAVLEILDALALEQVVLVGNSMGCPVVLEVAHEAPERVHRVVLASPAGGMYNQPFVRGLWQLVKDATRESPAMARTAVPDYLRFGPVNTLRLFDELVRFPSQERMLRLGVPALAVIGSRDPMMPPPWRVLEVARLAPDHVTLAVIVGAAHAMNFSHPGELSHVVGSWLDGVPIVDDPDEPGESRVLQVPRG; translated from the coding sequence GTGGTCGACCTGGCTGCGGGGTGGACGGAGCGCACGGTCCGCGTGGACGGGCGCCGCGTGCTCGTGCGGTGCGGGCCGCACGTCGAGGGCGCGGTGCCGATCCTGCACGTGCACGGGTTCGCGATCTCCGGGACGTCCCTCATGCCGACCGCCGCACGGCTCGCGCAGCGCGCGTGGAACGTCGTGCCGGACCTGCCGGGCTACGGGCGCAGCGAGAGCCCGCCGGCGACGCTCGGCATCCCCGCGCTCGCCGAGGCCGTCCTGGAGATCCTCGACGCGCTCGCCCTCGAGCAGGTCGTGCTGGTCGGCAACTCGATGGGCTGCCCGGTCGTGCTGGAGGTCGCGCACGAGGCGCCCGAGCGGGTGCACCGCGTCGTGCTCGCGTCGCCCGCGGGCGGCATGTACAACCAGCCGTTCGTCCGCGGGCTGTGGCAGCTGGTCAAGGACGCGACGCGCGAGAGCCCGGCGATGGCCCGCACCGCCGTGCCCGACTACCTGCGGTTCGGCCCGGTCAACACGCTGCGGCTGTTCGACGAGCTGGTCCGGTTCCCCTCGCAGGAGCGGATGCTGCGCCTCGGCGTCCCGGCGCTCGCGGTCATCGGCAGCCGCGACCCGATGATGCCGCCGCCGTGGCGCGTGCTCGAGGTCGCGCGGCTCGCGCCGGACCACGTGACGCTCGCGGTGATCGTCGGCGCCGCGCACGCGATGAACTTCAGCCACCCGGGCGAGCTGTCGCACGTCGTCGGGTCCTGGCTCGACGGTGTGCCGATCGTCGACGACCCGGACGAGCCGGGCGAGTCGCGCGTGCTCCAGGTGCCGCGCGGCTGA
- a CDS encoding iron-containing redox enzyme family protein: protein MKSPQPRGPLGAVVLDALASAAPRADAPPDDRLGHAARRAVEQGTDLLTDEDVQLTLFVLYELHYAGVEGVDDAWEWAPDLLRARAVLEEAFERELRARVTVPEGVPADRRAVADTLFALTAPTPGPSLSRYVGRHATDEQLHELLVHRSVYQLKEADPHTWAVPRLGGAAKAALVEIQADEYGGGAPDRMHSALFARTMQGVGLETAFGRYVEDVPAVTLAAVNAMSLLGLHRRLRGAVAGHLAAFEMTSSLPNRLYGDGFRRHGYGADVTEYFDEHVEADAVHEQIAGRDLAGGLAEQEPELVDDILFGACACLFLDDLVAAHLVGAWERGVSSLRGAA, encoded by the coding sequence ATGAAGTCGCCCCAGCCCCGCGGCCCTCTCGGTGCCGTCGTCCTCGACGCGCTCGCGTCGGCGGCCCCTCGCGCGGACGCGCCGCCGGACGACCGGCTCGGGCACGCCGCCCGGCGGGCCGTCGAGCAGGGCACCGACCTGCTGACCGACGAGGACGTGCAGCTCACGCTGTTCGTCCTGTACGAGCTGCACTACGCGGGGGTCGAGGGTGTCGACGACGCGTGGGAGTGGGCGCCCGACCTGCTGCGCGCGCGGGCCGTGCTCGAGGAGGCGTTCGAGCGCGAGCTCCGCGCCCGGGTCACGGTCCCGGAGGGTGTGCCCGCGGACCGGCGGGCCGTCGCGGACACGCTGTTCGCGCTGACGGCCCCGACACCCGGCCCGAGCCTGTCGCGCTACGTCGGCCGGCACGCGACCGACGAGCAGCTGCACGAGCTGCTCGTGCACCGGTCCGTCTACCAGCTCAAGGAGGCCGACCCGCACACGTGGGCAGTGCCGCGGCTGGGCGGCGCCGCGAAGGCCGCGCTCGTCGAGATCCAGGCCGACGAGTACGGCGGGGGAGCGCCCGACCGCATGCACAGCGCGCTCTTCGCGCGCACGATGCAGGGCGTCGGGCTCGAGACGGCGTTCGGTCGGTACGTCGAGGACGTGCCCGCCGTGACGCTGGCCGCGGTCAACGCGATGTCGCTGCTCGGCCTGCACCGCCGGCTGCGCGGCGCGGTCGCCGGCCACCTCGCGGCGTTCGAGATGACGTCGTCCCTGCCCAACCGGCTGTACGGCGACGGCTTCCGACGGCACGGCTACGGCGCGGACGTCACCGAGTACTTCGACGAGCACGTCGAGGCCGATGCGGTGCACGAGCAGATCGCGGGCCGTGACCTCGCCGGCGGGCTCGCCGAGCAGGAGCCCGAGCTCGTCGACGACATCCTGTTCGGTGCGTGCGCGTGCCTGTTCCTCGACGACCTCGTCGCCGCCCACCTCGTCGGGGCGTGGGAGCGCGGCGTGTCGTCCCTGCGGGGCGCCGCGTGA
- a CDS encoding DUF6325 family protein yields MSDVEDTTEELGPIDYLVVEFPRNKLDGTAFPLLVDLVDRGIIRVLDLVFVEKDEDGEVHALELHEAASGEVDLSFFEGAASGLIGDDDVAEAAQALQNGSAAGILVFENRWAAPFAAALRRGGGQLVASGRIPVQAILAALDDLDAA; encoded by the coding sequence GTGAGCGACGTGGAGGACACGACCGAGGAGCTCGGGCCGATCGACTACCTGGTCGTCGAGTTCCCGAGGAACAAGCTCGACGGGACGGCGTTCCCGCTGCTGGTGGACCTGGTCGACCGCGGGATCATCCGCGTGCTCGACCTCGTCTTCGTGGAGAAGGACGAGGACGGCGAGGTGCACGCGCTCGAGCTGCACGAGGCCGCGTCCGGCGAGGTCGACCTGTCGTTCTTCGAGGGCGCCGCGTCGGGCCTCATCGGCGACGACGACGTCGCCGAGGCCGCGCAGGCCCTCCAGAACGGCTCGGCGGCGGGGATCCTCGTCTTCGAGAACCGGTGGGCGGCGCCGTTCGCGGCGGCGCTGCGGCGCGGCGGCGGGCAGCTCGTCGCGAGCGGCCGCATCCCGGTGCAGGCGATCCTCGCGGCGCTCGACGACCTCGACGCCGCCTGA
- a CDS encoding phage holin family protein, translated as MSETGAAPPQPSVGELVGEISRDLSTLMRQEVELAKAEARQAVQHAAKSGSMFAGAGVAGHFVLLFLSIALWWALGDAIGHGWSAVVVAVLWAIVGAVLFARARAESRRVEGMPRTADTVSKIPNALRGQEEKNA; from the coding sequence ATGAGCGAGACCGGCGCCGCTCCCCCGCAGCCGTCGGTCGGCGAGCTCGTCGGCGAGATCTCGCGTGACCTGTCGACGCTGATGCGGCAGGAGGTCGAGCTCGCGAAGGCCGAGGCCCGTCAGGCCGTGCAGCACGCCGCCAAGAGCGGGTCGATGTTCGCCGGTGCCGGCGTCGCCGGGCACTTCGTGCTGCTGTTCCTGTCGATCGCGCTCTGGTGGGCGCTGGGCGACGCGATCGGCCACGGCTGGTCCGCGGTCGTCGTCGCCGTCCTGTGGGCGATCGTCGGTGCCGTGCTCTTCGCACGCGCACGTGCGGAGTCGAGGCGCGTCGAGGGCATGCCGCGCACGGCCGACACCGTCAGCAAGATCCCGAACGCTTTGCGAGGCCAGGAGGAGAAGAACGCATGA
- a CDS encoding manganese catalase family protein produces the protein MYLHVQRLINEIEADEPDPAAANALQEGLGGQFGEMRTMMQYLFQSINFRGPAGKPYRDLLQGIGTEEISHVELIGTTIARLLDGSPRYNGKKTDPLDTPGSGGDIPLRLALDESNIHHYLVAAQGALPVDAAGNPWSGSYVYNSGNLVLDLLYNLMLESTGRLQKCRIYEMTANKTARSTIAYLIVRDQAHENAYARALETLGVDWAKVLPIPKTNAERFPEVKKLLDLGLQSKQYSFDLTAASEAGRIFQGMSPSKDGTTLDASEQAPAGVPSTIAEERFEEFAPGLDPELLALIQATADLEMAEVQPLYGPVPPTGG, from the coding sequence GTGTACCTGCACGTCCAGAGGCTCATCAACGAGATCGAGGCCGACGAGCCCGACCCGGCCGCCGCGAACGCGCTCCAGGAGGGTCTGGGCGGTCAGTTCGGCGAGATGCGGACGATGATGCAGTACCTGTTCCAGAGCATCAACTTCCGTGGTCCCGCCGGGAAGCCCTACCGCGACCTCCTGCAGGGCATCGGGACGGAGGAGATCAGCCACGTCGAGCTCATCGGCACGACGATCGCCCGGCTGCTCGACGGCTCTCCCCGGTACAACGGCAAGAAGACCGACCCGCTCGACACGCCGGGCAGCGGTGGCGACATCCCGCTGCGGCTCGCGCTCGACGAGAGCAACATCCACCACTACCTCGTCGCGGCGCAGGGTGCGCTGCCCGTCGACGCCGCGGGCAACCCGTGGAGCGGGTCCTACGTCTACAACTCGGGCAACCTCGTGCTCGACCTGCTCTACAACCTCATGCTCGAGTCGACGGGCCGGCTGCAGAAGTGCCGGATCTACGAGATGACGGCGAACAAGACCGCGCGCTCGACGATCGCGTACCTCATCGTGCGCGACCAGGCGCACGAGAACGCGTACGCGCGTGCGCTCGAGACGCTCGGCGTCGACTGGGCGAAGGTGCTGCCGATCCCGAAGACGAACGCGGAGAGGTTCCCCGAGGTCAAGAAGCTGCTCGACCTGGGCCTCCAGAGCAAGCAGTACTCGTTCGACCTGACCGCCGCCTCGGAGGCGGGCCGCATCTTCCAGGGCATGTCGCCGTCGAAGGACGGCACGACGCTCGACGCGAGCGAGCAGGCGCCCGCGGGCGTCCCGTCGACGATCGCCGAGGAGCGGTTCGAGGAGTTCGCGCCCGGTCTCGACCCGGAGCTGCTCGCGCTCATCCAGGCGACCGCGGACCTCGAGATGGCCGAGGTGCAGCCGCTGTACGGGCCGGTCCCGCCGACGGGCGGCTGA
- a CDS encoding SHOCT domain-containing protein, producing MPGLIRGVARTAVVAGTASAVSGRVHHRQQQRWADQAQPQAYAEPQAYAQPTYAQPVYVAAPAPTPETESPDMDTKIAHLKQLAELRDQGVLTPAEFEAQKAQILAS from the coding sequence ATGCCAGGACTGATCCGCGGGGTGGCCCGCACGGCCGTCGTCGCGGGCACGGCGAGCGCCGTGTCCGGACGCGTGCACCACCGCCAGCAGCAGCGCTGGGCCGACCAGGCCCAGCCCCAGGCCTACGCCGAGCCGCAGGCCTACGCGCAGCCGACGTACGCGCAGCCCGTGTACGTCGCGGCGCCGGCGCCCACGCCCGAGACCGAGAGCCCGGACATGGACACCAAGATCGCCCACCTCAAGCAGCTGGCCGAGCTGCGCGACCAGGGCGTCCTGACCCCGGCCGAGTTCGAGGCGCAGAAGGCGCAGATCCTCGCCTCCTGA